In Brassica napus cultivar Da-Ae chromosome C2, Da-Ae, whole genome shotgun sequence, the sequence TTTTACCTCGTGGACTTCGAGAGCTCTGTCTTACGCAGGCCGGTTACAGATGCTGAAATCAGTGATCTATGGTCTGCTGAACTTTTGGTTTACTGCGTTCATCTTGCCTAAAGGGTGCATCGCTAAAATCCAAACCCTATGCTCTCGTTTCCTCTGGTCAGGGGATATAACAAAGAGAAGCTCAGCTAAAGTTGCCTGGAATGTATGTTGCCTTCCTAAAGAAGAAGGAGACCTTGGGTTAAGGAAATTCTCTATCTGGAACCGTACTCTTTGTCTCCGACTTATATGGGTATTATTCTGCAACACAGATTCTCTTTGGGCTTCCTGGACTAAAGAATATAAATTCCAAAATAATGAATTTTGGGAAATTGAGTCTGTTGACCACTTCTCTGCGACATGGAAAACAATTCTATCTCTCAGGCATACTGCTTCAGCGCTTTTAAAGTGCAAACTTGGCAATGGCAATCGAGCTAGCTTTTGGTATGACTCATGGACCCCCTTTGGACCTTTGATAAATTACATTGGACAGCAGGGTCCAAGAGAGCTGGGAATTCCCTCAGACGTAAAGATTGCTTCGGTAATCACACATGAGGGCTGAAATATGAGGCATGCTCGATCAGATAGAGCTTTGGAGCTCCAAATCCACCTCTCCTCGGTAAGGGTACCTCTTCCTTCTGATCCTGACGATGAATATTTCTGGTGTGTGAATGAAATGGAACTGGAAAAATTCTCCGCAAAGTACACTTGGGATTCTTTACGGCCTCGAGGACCTGTACAGGAATGGACTGCTAATGTATGGTTCAAGGGTGCAGTAACTCGTCATGCTTTTCACTTCTGGGTTACTCATCTCGACAGGTTGCCAACCAGGTCTCGTCTAGCCTCCTGGGGTCTTTCTGTTGATCAATCATGCTGCCTGTGTGGAAATGCGCAGGAGAGCAGGGACCACCTGTTCTTAAGATGTGAAGTTAGTAGGCATCTATGGTCTCTGATCACAAGGCGACTAGGATACAGAACCTTCACCTTCCACACTTGGACAACTTTCACTTCCTGGCTGGGTTCTCAGCACCCCACCCACTCATCTACCTTGCGTCGTCTTGCAGCCCAAGCAACAATCTACATCCTCTGGTATGAGCGCAATAGCCGTCTCCACAACAACATGTCATCATCACCAGCGGCTCTGTTCAAGCAACTTGACAGGCTGATCAAAGATACCATTCTTGCTCGACGAAAGATGAAGGCTTTCGGTGGGCTCCTTAGGCGCTGGCTTGCCTTCGCCTAGACCTCTGTTTTATCATCTATTGCATTTGCTAATCTAGTTCGGGTTTACACCatgttttttctctttttgcCATGGTGCTCTCCTGTATGCTTTAACCTTTGTATTACACAACCTGCCCATTCTAGTAATGAAATTCatattcttagcaaaaaaagtGTGAAGAAGCCAAAGTCGATGATGCAAGTGTAGAGTCTCTAAATTCCTTAGAAGAGCAGTTCAAGGCTGCTCTGTCTATAACTAGAGCTAGGAAGGTATATATATGCTCTACTAAGTGATTCAGATGATTATTCCACAAAATATTCGGACCTTTCCCAACTTTGGATCATCTTTCCAATTTGACACAATCCGAAGTTTCTTGTTGTAGACACAACTAATGATGGAGTTTCTGAAAAATCTTGAAGAAAAGGTTAGTGCTTTGGTTTTCATTAGCCGCCAGGCGCTTATGCTGATCTCTGAATCCTCTTAGCCTCTGAACATTCCAACAAATAAACCATGTTTAGGCTCTAGTCCCTTGATATGTCTTTTGGTCTTCTCTTAGTTTCCTGATATTTTCTTGGCTTCATTGAAATGAAAGTCTAATGAAACACAGCCCGTTAAAATCttgataaaaaaatggaaactcctccttgctgatTCACCAAGTTGTGATGAGGATGTTTTGGAGCGTGTTTAAGGTGTAAAATGTCGTGGTCTTGGTGAAACAGGAGAAGCTGTTGAGAGAAGAGAACCAGATTTTAGCTAGCCAGCTAACAAAGGTACATATGCGTGGATAAGCTATTAACAATTTTATACACATATAGATGGGCTTTACCGCATTAGCTAGATACTCGCATGTATACGTACAAATACTTAGGAAAGTCAGACTTTGTAACAACAAAAAACTATGCTATTAAAGGTCTTTATCTTTCCAATGATTTCTGCCGTTAAAATAAACTAACTTATCCATTTTTTCTGCTGCCTCTTTATTTCAAGTATTGGCCCCGTTCATACCCAAGCATATTGTTTCTCTTATTTACAGTGGCTAATATAGGGTTTGGTTGAGGTCAATTTGGTTCATTGTTTTCTGAAATTGTGGGTTCCCATAGAGGGTGAACTGCTCTCTATTCATTTGAAATCTCGTATTTTAACCACAGAATTTAGGTCTGTATTTACTGTTAATGTGTAGTATATGTAGAAaataatgtttcttttttttttgaacaccaaaCTTAATATTAAACTCCCAAGCAAACTAGTTGGGGAAGGAGGAGTGCATTACAGACTTAGCTAGTGAATCAGCAAAAGAGTTCAGAGATCTCGAAATGAAACAAAATGAAATGCGCGTGAAACGTAGGGATAGTGTCTCGATGTCCCGAGTGATTCCGTAGAGATCCGCCGGATGACGCTTCGAGGATAGGGCAACAATGAGTGCCTGACAACCTGACTTGATGCAGATTTCTAAAATTCCAGCTTCTAGAGCATGGAGGAGAGCCGACTGGATGGCGATTGCTTCGGCCATAAGTGGCGATGAGATGAACTCGAACACTCTGGCGTCCTGCAGGAAAACAACATTCTCATGATTCATAAAGCACCAACCACAACCTGCTCTGTTCGTGGCTTGGCTCCAAGCCGCATCAGTGTAGCTGGTAGTCTCTGTGGTTGCTTGAGGAGGCCGGATTGCAGATGCCGTTTGTGCCGAGTGTGATGGTTGGGCTCTAGGTTGAGCGACAATCCATTCTCTAGCACAGAAGATGGCTTTGGAGAGTATCTCAGCCGGACTGAAAATCCTGTTTTCGAATATACGACACCAGAAAATAATGTTTCTTACTATGAAAGTTAAGGACTTTGATGGCTTTTATCCTACATAATTTTGGAGCGAAACCCATGATTatgctatttattttaaacGTACTGTTAAAGCCTAGATTTCGTGTTAGTTAGTATTTATTTAGTATATGTAGAAAAGGTTTAAGTTTATGGAAGTCTCTTacagatggagaagaagaggctTCCGGAAACAGAGGGTGTAAGAGCAATGTCATCGGAAAATAGCTCCGGCAACA encodes:
- the LOC125582524 gene encoding uncharacterized protein LOC125582524, translated to MRHARSDRALELQIHLSSVRVPLPSDPDDEYFWCVNEMELEKFSAKYTWDSLRPRGPVQEWTANVWFKGAVTRHAFHFWVTHLDRLPTRSRLASWGLSVDQSCCLCGNAQESRDHLFLRCEVSRHLWSLITRRLGYRTFTFHTWTTFTSWLGSQHPTHSSTLRRLAAQATIYILWYERNSRLHNNMSSSPAALFKQLDRLIKDTILARRKMKAFGGLLRRWLAFA